CTGATCGTTTAGTGCGGCAAGCTCTGCCTGGCGGGCACCTTCGGCAGCTTTCCACTGTTCGGCAGAACTTGCGTTCGCGGACGCGGTTTTCGTCATCTCGGCGAGTTTTTCCTCTAAAATCTCCTGTTCTTCCGAAAGACTGTCCACCTCGCCGTGGAGATCTTCATTCAGCGACTTTACCTCGGTCAGACGGGAGTTCAGGCTGCCGATCTCGGTTTCCCGTGACGCCGCAAGCCCTTCTGTTTCGGCAAGCTTCTGCTGCGTCCGGGCGAGATCCTCCACCAGAACCTTATACTCCTCTTCCGCAACTGCCGCTGCATCACAGATCTTCTTCCAGGAAAAAAGGCGTGCCCCGGCACCTGCCTCACGGACCTTTCCGAAGAATGCACCAAGATTATCCGAATCGCTCATAATCTAATCAGGAAGATATATGTGTTTCCTATCAGATAATACATTCGCATTCTCCAATAGGAAAATCAAACAGAAAAAAAGGGTTACTGGACCTGGGTCTTTTCGTAGACCACAAACCGGGCCACCATCCGGACGGCGCCGACAATCTGTGACGGCGTAATAACCTGCACCGAACACAGCGGCGAGGCATACAGACACTTCGTCAGATACATCATGCACTCGTCCGGGACAACGACAAACGCCTCTTTCCGGCAGTTGACCGTATCAACCATGTTTGCCAGTTTCTTAGCGACCTCGCGAACCAGACCATCAGCTCCCCGCAGTTCCTCGTATGATGCCGGGGCGAACGCCGCAAACAGGACGTGGTGACCGCTTATCTGGGCAAGGAAGCCGTACTTCTCCACCGCAGGAGCGGTTCCTGCCGCTTCTGCGATGCAGGCAAGGGTCTTGTCGCCGTGTTTTTTCCATTCTTCCAGGATTTCATCGGTGATGGCCGAGTAGGTGGATAGTGTCTGCTGTTTTGCGGAGAGATCGGACTGCAGGGACTGCTTGGTCTGTTCGAGCTGATTGATCTCTTTTGCAAGTTTTGCCTGTTCCTCTTTCAGTTCTTCCTGTTTCTGCCGGAACTCTGAGTCGGCCTGAACGGTTGCAAAGCCCATGCGGTTGATCTCGGTCAGCATCTGCTTTTTGACATCTTTTAAGGCGCTCAGTTCCTGTTTCAGTCCGACAATCTCCTTTTCGCGGGAGTCAAGCGTGGTCTTCAGGCGGTGAATCTCGGTTAAATCACATTCACGCTGGTATTTCCAGGAGTCAACCGTCCGGGTAAGTTCGTGAATGGTCGGGACATACAGGCGGCTTCTCTCCTCGAAGTCCGCATTGAGGTCATCGATCTCTTTTGCGTGGGTATAGTTGAGGCGGGTGATGGTCTCTTCGGCTGCGGCAAGCCGGTCAAGTGTACCGTTCTTTTCGTGCAGGAGGGCGGTGTACTCGGTTGTCAGCGTGGTATAACGTTCGGTCTTCTCCGCAAGCTCGGTTTCCTTTTGTGCAAGTGACTGCGAAAGCTCCGCAGATCTGCCGGCTGCATCCGCAAGGTCAGCCTCAAGCCGGGCAATCTGCTTTTTCTGGGAGGTGATGGTCTCTTCCTGCTGGTGAATCGTGGTTTCTTTGCACGCTTCATCCTCTGCCCAGTTTTTGGTATTGGCCTCGTAACTTTCCTTCAGGAGCTCATGCGCGGCGGTTTCCTCCGCAAGCTTCGCAGACAGCCGTGCAGATTCTTCGGCTGCCTGAGTATATTTTGCGGTAAGCTCGGCAATTTCGCGTTTGAGCTGTTCGATATTTTTATTTGCAGCTGAAAGCGTTCCCGCAATTTCCAGATATTCATTTTCCGCAGATACTATCTCGGACTGGATTTTGCCCCAGGAAAACAGCCGTTCCGAAACCCCGATTCCCGAAAGCTTGCGGTATCGGTTTGAACCTCCTGCACTCGTATTGTCAACCATGCCTCTGATACCTACTATATTTATATCATCATCAGATATGAAGATAAATGTTCGTTTTCCTTACTGCGGGTGCCTGCGTTTCTGCCGGAACGGATATTCAGTACCGGGATAGATGTTTCCCCTCCCAAACCGGAGTTTGGTCTTTTCAGTTTTTCTCACGTTTGTTTGCTGCTTCGAGTTTGAGCAGATCTTTTTTGATCTGCAGATCAGGCGTGAATCCGCCAAGTGTTCCGTCTGCTGCTACCACACGGTGACAGGGAACGATTAACGCGGTCGGGTTCTTTGCCATGGCGTTGCCGACGACCCGCGGATGCGTGTCGGCGGCAAGGGCAATTTCCCGGTACGTCCGTGTTTCTCCGTAGGGGATCTCCGCAACCGCCCGGTAGATGCGGGCATAGGCGGAGTCTCCGGAGACGGCGGAGGAGACGAGGGGTGAAAACGAGTCGGTTTTTCCTGCAAGAAACTTCGTGAACGGTACCGGCACCGCACCTGCCGGTGCGGTGCGGACAAACTGTACCTGATGGACGGTGTTTCCCTCCCAGGAGACGATCACCTTCCAGAGGCCGAATTTACAGGATCCGGTCTGCATCCGTTTCACTTCCACTTCGCAAGAATTGCCGGCAGGGTATCTGCGTCGCACTCTTTTACTTCCGCACGCATCCAGGGCGGGAGACCGGAAAAGATCTCCGGGTCCAGGAACCGTTCCTCGCCGAGAAGCAGAACGCCCCGGTCGGTTTCGGTACGGAGTACGCGGCCTAATGCCTGCATTGCCTTGTTCATCGCCGGAAGGGTGTAGGCGATGAACTCTCCTTCGGCACCGAACTTGCGGCGGAAGTAGCTGTTGACCATTCTCCGCACCTGCGTGAACGGGGCGAGCGGCAGCCCGACTACCATTGCGGCGGTCAGCTGATCGCCGCGATAGTCGAGGCCCTCGCTCCATTTGCCGCCGCAGACGGCAAACATGATCCCGGATTTCCGCCGGGCGGGCAGCGTTACAAACTCTTTGAGTGCGGCGTTGGCCTCTTCGGTTTCGCGGGGTTCGATGAACACCTGTTTGGTGCGGATTTTTCCGTCGCAGAGTTTTGCGTACTGGCTCTGAAGCTGATACGAGGGGAAGTAGATCGCAACATTGCCGGGGAGTTTTGCGAAGCTGAGGATGCTTGCTACAATTGCGTCGGTGTTTTCTTTGTTCTGCCGCCGTGAGAATGCCGTGGTGATGTCGCGGCTTGCGAGCACCAGCCGGTTTTCTTTGGGGAAGGAGTTCGGCAGGGAGAGGGTTGCGACCGGCATTTCGCCGAAGTAGTAGCGGCGGTAGGAGTCAACGGGGGCGAGGGTTCCGCTGATGAGAACGGTCGCCGCGTGCATGGAGACCATCTCCTGTAACCGTCCGGCAGGGTCGATGTTGCGTACTTCGAGCGTTATGGTCTCGCCGTCTTTGACATAGACGGTCAGAAATGCCGGGTCGGAGGAGGACCGGTAAATCCGGAACAGGAATTCGCAGAGCCGTTCGATTGCGGTTTCGCGGTATTCGGCTTTCTGGATGCTTGCTTCGCGGAGTGTTTCTTTGATTGCGAGCAGGTCGTCTAAGATGTCGTCGAGTTTCGGGTAGAGGGAGCCTTTGATCAGAAGACGGTTGAAGATTGCCGGATCAAACCAGTCCTCGATTTCGTTTGAGCGTTTGAGTCCGTTCATGAACTCGGCGATGCGGGGGAGGACGTGCCGGACGGCGTCGGCTCCCCGGACTTTTCCGCGCAGGGAGGCGAGTTCATGGGAGGCGTTTTCGATGTCGGTTTCGTTGAGGCGGATGCTCTGAATGCTCTGGACGACGTCGCCGAGGTTGTGGGCTTCGTCCAGGAGCATCATGACGTCGGAGGGTTCGCACTGGAGGGTGACGTAGAGCTGTTCGCGGATGTCGTCGTTGAAGAGGTGGTGATAGTTGAGGATGACGACGTCTGCTCCGCGGGCGGCGGAGAGCATGAGGTCGTAGGGACAGACGCTGCCGGCAAATTCGTGGAGGTCGGCGGGCATGACGACGCCTTTCTGCGCCCGTTCGGTTTTGGTGCGCATTTCCGGAGAGGGAATCATGCGGCGTCCGCCGTCTTCTCCCTGGACGAAGACGCGGCTGTTGATGAAGTAGGGGCAGATCATCGGGTGGTCGCGGTCCTGTTTGCGGATCTGTTCCTGAATCATTTTGTCTTTTGCGGGTACCATGGAGCCGCGGTCGGCCCGTTCCTGCATGAGGGCGGTGGAGAATGCTTTGACGCCTTCACATCTGCGGTAGACGTCGCCGTAGCCGCCTAAGGGGCACATGTTTCCTTTGCCGATGAGGTAGACGAATTTGAGGTCGCGCTTTTTTTTCTGCCGGATGAGTTCGAGTTCGCGGATGAAGATCTGGAGCTGGGAGATGGTGCGGACGGCGACGAAGATTTTTTTGCCGTTTGCTTCGGCAAGCAGCGGGGCGATGACGCTGGATTTCCCGCTGCCGGTCGGGGCGTCGATCATGAGGATGCCGCCTTCCCGTGCGGTTTTTGCTACCGTTTCCAGCATTTCCTTCTGGTTTTTCCGGTAGGACTGGTAGGGGAAGTAGTCGGCGATGGATGACATTGATAGAATAGTATTGGGTGTTGAGGGATAATGGAGTTGCGCTTTGCGGGATGTAGGGGGTGCACTCACTCCTCTTTTTCTTTGAGCCGGTACGTAAACGAACGCCCGGATTTTGTTCTGAGAACAAGATGCATTTTTTCCAGACGAACGAGATGCCAGTACACAACAGAAACAGAAATGGCCAGATCTTCTGCGATCTGTTTTCGGGACTGTCCGGGTTTTTCTGCAAGATAGTGAAGAATTTTTTCTGCGGTCGGGTCCCTTCCGATCCGTTCCCTCTGGATGGACACCGAATCAAGTACATCTTTTTTGGTTGCATAACGGGCACGGCGGGATCCGGAACTTTTGTAAACCTTCTGTTCCCGCAGGAGTTTTCTCAGATGATGTACAACCGATCCCCGCGATACGCCGACACTCTTCACAATCTCTGCAAGCGATGCTGCGGGATGCTCTGCTACATATTCGAGAATTTTTTGCGGCACCACCGATACCGGTTTTTCCTTCGGGGCAAACCGCAGCAGCAGAATGACCCCGAGAAGTGCAAAAAGGATCGGCGTACAGAACCTGACCGGTTCGCGCAGGGCTGTATCTGCAACCAGCGAAAATACCGAAAGAACAATACTCTGCCGGGTATGCTGACTGCTGATCCCCGTTGCGTACGGCGCAAACCGGATGATTGGCGTGGTACTGCCAAGACCGCTTTCCAGCGTGTGCGGATCTTCGGCAAACGGCTCTATGTGATAGGGTCCGACAGAATGAACACCGGCTATTTCCATGCCCGCAAAGAACCATCCGCCGAAAATACCGAGAAGGAGAAGGACTGCGCTGCCAAGAAGGAGTACGGCGCGGATTCCGGCAGGATTAGTATTCTCTGACATGTATCTGATACGGCTGATGGCGTAACGGTTCCTCGCTTCCGGAGACTTCAATGCCCCATTCTCCGGCAAGTGACTGCGACGCGGTGATGTTCAACGGGATTTTGCCGTCCGCAATGTGATCATACCGATCCGTGTACGGTCCCAGAACATACCCGTCCGGCGTGATGAGGGTGAGAGTTACGGGCGATTCCGGATCGTCCCACGTGAGGGCGATGCGAACCTCTGACG
The window above is part of the Methanocorpusculum vombati genome. Proteins encoded here:
- a CDS encoding methylated-DNA--[protein]-cysteine S-methyltransferase, with amino-acid sequence MQTGSCKFGLWKVIVSWEGNTVHQVQFVRTAPAGAVPVPFTKFLAGKTDSFSPLVSSAVSGDSAYARIYRAVAEIPYGETRTYREIALAADTHPRVVGNAMAKNPTALIVPCHRVVAADGTLGGFTPDLQIKKDLLKLEAANKREKN
- a CDS encoding ATP-dependent DNA helicase codes for the protein MSSIADYFPYQSYRKNQKEMLETVAKTAREGGILMIDAPTGSGKSSVIAPLLAEANGKKIFVAVRTISQLQIFIRELELIRQKKKRDLKFVYLIGKGNMCPLGGYGDVYRRCEGVKAFSTALMQERADRGSMVPAKDKMIQEQIRKQDRDHPMICPYFINSRVFVQGEDGGRRMIPSPEMRTKTERAQKGVVMPADLHEFAGSVCPYDLMLSAARGADVVILNYHHLFNDDIREQLYVTLQCEPSDVMMLLDEAHNLGDVVQSIQSIRLNETDIENASHELASLRGKVRGADAVRHVLPRIAEFMNGLKRSNEIEDWFDPAIFNRLLIKGSLYPKLDDILDDLLAIKETLREASIQKAEYRETAIERLCEFLFRIYRSSSDPAFLTVYVKDGETITLEVRNIDPAGRLQEMVSMHAATVLISGTLAPVDSYRRYYFGEMPVATLSLPNSFPKENRLVLASRDITTAFSRRQNKENTDAIVASILSFAKLPGNVAIYFPSYQLQSQYAKLCDGKIRTKQVFIEPRETEEANAALKEFVTLPARRKSGIMFAVCGGKWSEGLDYRGDQLTAAMVVGLPLAPFTQVRRMVNSYFRRKFGAEGEFIAYTLPAMNKAMQALGRVLRTETDRGVLLLGEERFLDPEIFSGLPPWMRAEVKECDADTLPAILAKWK
- a CDS encoding winged helix-turn-helix transcriptional regulator, with amino-acid sequence MSENTNPAGIRAVLLLGSAVLLLLGIFGGWFFAGMEIAGVHSVGPYHIEPFAEDPHTLESGLGSTTPIIRFAPYATGISSQHTRQSIVLSVFSLVADTALREPVRFCTPILFALLGVILLLRFAPKEKPVSVVPQKILEYVAEHPAASLAEIVKSVGVSRGSVVHHLRKLLREQKVYKSSGSRRARYATKKDVLDSVSIQRERIGRDPTAEKILHYLAEKPGQSRKQIAEDLAISVSVVYWHLVRLEKMHLVLRTKSGRSFTYRLKEKEE